Proteins from a single region of Sandaracinaceae bacterium:
- a CDS encoding NmrA family NAD(P)-binding protein, protein MRAVLVTGATGTVGGEVLRALATQRELAPIAALRPGSRSRVGVEARPFDLTDEASMRAAFVGVAAFFFMTPLIEEQVSLSRRALDIALAAGVQQVVRLSSRSATWDLESELRAWHREIDADVAARAPRYTVLRPCSFMQNFLTHQAEGIRAHGRIALPIGDARLPYIDARDIADVAVAALLDPDAHHGKTYTLTGGEAIDMHRVAQALGDARGAPVRYIAVNPEKAAAGMRASDMPSWLVDSALRVHERTRAGLEAEVSDDVARVLGRAPRTIENYARDHQAQLR, encoded by the coding sequence GGTGCTGCGCGCGCTGGCCACTCAGAGAGAGCTGGCCCCCATCGCAGCCCTCCGGCCCGGCTCACGCAGCCGCGTCGGCGTCGAAGCACGCCCCTTCGACCTCACGGACGAGGCCAGCATGCGGGCGGCGTTCGTGGGTGTCGCCGCGTTCTTCTTCATGACGCCGCTCATCGAGGAGCAGGTCTCGCTGAGTCGGCGCGCCCTCGACATCGCCCTCGCCGCGGGTGTTCAGCAGGTGGTGCGCCTGTCGTCGCGCTCGGCCACCTGGGACCTCGAGTCGGAGCTGCGCGCCTGGCACCGCGAGATCGACGCCGACGTCGCCGCGCGCGCGCCCCGCTACACGGTGCTGCGGCCATGCTCGTTCATGCAGAACTTCCTGACCCATCAGGCCGAGGGCATCCGTGCCCACGGGCGCATTGCGCTGCCCATCGGAGACGCGCGGCTGCCGTACATCGACGCACGCGACATCGCGGACGTGGCGGTAGCCGCCCTCCTCGACCCCGACGCACACCACGGGAAGACCTACACCCTGACTGGGGGCGAGGCCATCGACATGCACCGCGTGGCCCAGGCGCTCGGCGACGCGCGCGGGGCGCCCGTGCGCTACATCGCGGTGAACCCGGAGAAGGCCGCCGCAGGCATGCGCGCCTCCGACATGCCCTCCTGGCTGGTGGACTCGGCCCTGCGGGTCCATGAGCGCACCCGCGCAGGGCTCGAGGCGGAGGTGAGCGACGACGTCGCGCGCGTGCTCGGGCGGGCTCCCCGAACCATCGAGAACTACGCACGCGACCACCAGGCGCAGCTGCGCTGA